From Bombina bombina isolate aBomBom1 chromosome 1, aBomBom1.pri, whole genome shotgun sequence:
CCAAGTGCCAGGATGGTAATGGTCTTCACGGCAGGTACTGCCCAGGCTGCAAGGTGAAAGTATTGAGAGTTCGCCTCGATGGCTTCATGGCCCCATTTCATGCCGGCCGCCAGGAACCAGGTGAGGGAGAGAATAACCCACCAGATGGAGCTTGCCATGCCAAAGAAGTAGAGGATCATGAAGAGGATGGTGCACCCCTCTTTCTTGGTGCCCTGCGCCACCGTGCGGTAACTGTCCTCTGCAAAGCGCTCCGCGCACACAACCTTCTCCTCCAGCAGGAAGCCGGCAGCGTAGGCCACGGCTACCATGAAGTAGCAACCAGACAGGAAGATGATGGGCCGCTCTGGGTAGCTGAAGCGGCGCATATCAACCAGGTAGGTAAGTACGGTGAACAGCGTGGAGATTGCACACAGCAGAGCCCAGATACCAACCCACAGTCGGGCGAAGCGCACTTCTTCCTCCTTGAAATACATAAGTCCATTGGGCAGGCCGGGCTCGCATGGGGCACCGCAGTCTTTCTCTCCCATGAAACGGTATCCGAGGTAGGGAGGCACTTTGAGCTGTCGCGGGCAGGTGAAGGGTTTAGGGGCCGGAGCTTGGACAGTAATGTCATGTAAATAAGTCGTTGGGCGAGCTGTAGGGCCGCTGGGGGTGTCAGATGTATTTTGCCCTACGCAGATCTCGCCTGCTCCCTGCACTGGGAAGTGCTCACAGCGCAGCCGTTCGGGCCACTGGAAACCAAATTTGTTCATGAGAGCCTCGCAGCCTTGTCGCGCCCGCTCACACAGGGTTCTGCACGGAGGGATGGCCTGCTCCAGAACGGTGCACACCGGGGCGTACATGGAGCATAAGAAGAAGCGCAGCTCGGGGGAACACTGCACCTTGACGAGGGGGTAAAACTGGTGCACTTCCAAGCCGGCATCCTCCTGGTTATTGTGGCCCAGTAGGTTAGGCATGATGGTCTGGTTGTAGGCAATGTCCGTGCACAGTGGAATGGAGATGGGCTGGCAGAAGCCGTGATCCGGTACCGAAATGCCTTTCTCTCCATTGTAAGGCTGGGCTGCTGAGCCTGGAGGGGGCACCGCCAGCAACAGGGTAAGGCAGCATAAGGTATACCCCAACATGCTGTAGACCATCAAGCAGCAGGATGCACTGGAGGGACGCGGGCAACTTATTGCGTCTTTCTTCTGGAAGTGACCGCAGTTAAAGCAGTCGAAGTTGTAGAGCTCCTGTCAGCACAGTGGTTGTTGAGTGACTGGATCTCCAGTGGTACTTCAGAAAACTTTCGCCAGGATAAACGATATAAacattattaacttttttttttttctccaattgttGCTTCTCTGTGCTAACCGAATTCGAACATAGAACTTGTGGCACCTCCGACCAATCACAGAATACAGCCAGGACAAGCGCTGCTTCTCCTTATAGGAGGGAGGAACGCAGAAACACGGGGCGTGGGCGTGGCCTCCGCCAAACTCGTTGTTTACGCCCAAAACCTTTCTTAGAAACCTCATTCACAAACATGGGGCTGAAAAAGTAGAGACAGGGGCGGACCCAAAGCTGTATCGCTGACCAGTCAGagggtttgtttttctttagggTTCCTCTCCTGGTTGGCTGCATTGCTGTAGGGATATGGGGGGAAGACAGAGGGGAATGCTGGAATCTGAACAAAGCGAGGGGCACAGAGTGGGGGGAGGGCGACTCCTAGTCTGTAGTGAAACTCGGAGACTGAAAGTATTTGAGAAAAACTTAACCTTCGTTATAAATAACGTGCAATAAATCTCTGTTTATGTAATGCCAAACTGTCAATATAAAATATAGCACACCACAAAATATTGTATGCAATTATAAAAGTAgaataaagaagtaaaaaaaaaagtacacctcTGGATATATTTATAAATTTGGTACAAATGTTCTATGTTTTTATCTTATAAAAAGTCTCTTTTGAAGAAAAGAAGCAGTATAGGCGTTGGTTAGAGAGTGACAATATGCTACCCTCTCCCTGTGTGGTAATTAAAGTGAAGGTGCAGTAAATAAAGGTAATGAGCTTGTAAACTGCAAGTCTGGATTTGTTTTTACTCCCCTCATGTACTTATATAGTAAAGTACAAATAAACTTTTCTGCTTTAAACTATCAGTGACAAAATGTCATGAAAAGGGAAGGGGAACGATTTTGAAGAAAATACAGAAAAGGTCTTAAAACCAGTGTGATAATGACTAAACCCCAATAGCTTACAATAATTAGCACCCTATCTTTGAAATAGAAGGGCTAATGTAAACATACTATTACTATtctcacagtgtgtatatatatatatatatatatatatatatatatatacaggtggccctcgttttacaacggttcaatttacaccgtttcagaataacaacctttttccccagtcatgtgactgctattgaaaagcattgagaagcagtgcatttattaaaatagccagtaggtggcgctgtccgCTTGCGTTtccgcaaagccaagcaagctgaaattaatcagtttaaccagacctgagctatcgagcagatttcaaaggaacaagctcttgctgtctataaatcagtccagactggaatgcatagaaagaactgtttgcaggaaaatgcaagtgaagtctgtgttgtgtgattattttattaggtttttaatgctgtttagcaaatgtttttgttcatttaacttagcttaattatatattctgtgttgtgtgataattttattaggtttataatgctgtttagcatttaaagtcttcatttcaaagctttaaaaataatgtattaggtgttacttatgacaattttgagaggggcctggaacctaactctctcacttcccattgacttatatcataaactgggtttcaatttacaacggtttcgatttacaaccattccttctggaacctaaccccggtgtaaactgagggctacctgtatatatatatatatatatatatatatatatatatatacccaagttATCTAGAATGCATACTAAAAGCATATATTCAGTTCCAACAGTAATGCACATGTTTTCCTTGCAATAGTGTATATAAGAGGAAATCAAGTACTGTAATGTATGACCTGCAGATTTTTTACCATTgcctttttgtatgtgtgtatttatgaccTGTACTATGTGTGCAGTTTAAAACAACTCCCCTACTTATAAGAGAATGAACAACGGCATGCTAcatttgtgttttgttttcaaCTTTAGTTATATTGCACATTTTAGTCTATTTCAAGTCTACTCAATTGTTGTTCTGGGGAAAAGGCATATATGGAGACAAAACATTTCAATTTCTGTTTTGAAGTTTTACTTTCCTCTTTAACAGTCCAACCCAGTAAGGAATGAAAGGTAAGAAACTGTATGCAATAAAATAGAGATACAGTATAAGATAACTAATTTAAAGGTCTATGAAATAGCCAGGATGGGGCCACAGGGTTTACCTGTTGCCCACCACTTCCCCAAAACAATGTACACTCTACAGCATTTGCATTGTAAGTTTAAACATATGCAATTTTTACACAGAGCAGTTATAAAGGCCATTATTCACTTTAGTTGCTCATTTGATACTTTGGTGGATAGATACAAATACATAAGAAAATCTGTACACTGTTATGCAAGCATCCATTGCTTTCATGAACCCATCTTTTGTGTTTTAATTAATTTCTACTTAAAAGTTACACTTTCCTTTTAACACATATCTCATATTAAAATGGCAATAAGCAGATGCTCTGATTTACCACCGGCCTAGAGTTGAATACAGCCACAAAGCCAATCAGGGGCAGTATATGTGCATAGTTGCCACTCACATACAGTGTCTAGCTCTGGTTTGGGAGTGTATTGTTCAGCATATTTAAtttggcagcactatacaaataaatgatgatgataacaATAGTAATTTCTGCAATGGAGCTTACTTTATGagaataaaagataataatattatcccactgactggggttaaacacatagttttaggcaaacaatattgcaataagaaaatgctcttatgcagtacagcattttcttattgtaatttcatatatctttaatatatatatagagccagattacaagtggagcgctaattaaagcTCCCGCCCAAGTGTtagttgcgctagaagtaagctgtttgctctcgccgggttgcgttcgtattatgagTAAAAGTAAACTGTATTTGCTCTCACGCTAGGCTAACAagaccaaaaaacagaatttacaaTATTGCGTGCCTGTTCacgaattcccccatagaagtcagtagAGAGAGAAAaggtggggaaaaaaaacactctcgcacaaacccaaacacaaattcacattccaatgttcttcacatataagagtatgttctatttattcataaatacacatttctacatatatctgatggtattatgttacaatatatatgtataaccatacctatacatgattatatataggtatatatatactcTGATAAACAATGAAGGTTACCTTGtattgggacaaattgcagccgcagggtaTGTGCAGGTAAAAAATGatgtctttattgtaagatcaaaaacagggtgtcaaacaaactcaggggtacattgaaacaatggcaaacgtccattgccattgtttcaatgtacccctgagtttgtttgacaccctgtttttgatcttacaataaagacatCATTTTTTACCTGCACAtaccctgcggctgcaatttgtcccaataCAAGGTAACCTTCATTGTTTATCAGAGTTCTTTCGTTTGGATGCCGGAGGAGTGGATCCTTACCTTTCATGGGGCGGCCTGAGCAAAAGATCACACAGCGGCAAGAGTGGTGAGATTAACCGGCTTCACCTTAGTTTCAGTTTACACgctgaaatttgtgtttacctgtaTCTTACTTATCACCACACCCGCACGCTGCATGATTCTACCCTCAGTTTGTTACAAGTGATTACTACCACTGACTACATGCTACACTGTTTACGGTTTTCAGAGTACCTGTTACCAGCTACATGATATCTACTCAGTATCAGCTATTGTACACCATTTGCTTGCAATCAGTGGTTTACTTACAAAGTGCAGAGtctgcatctgtttgtgttttaggtatatatatatacagatatatatatatatatatataggaatatctatttataaatacttagaacatattctgctatatgcataaCATTGGGATGTCAAATATGTACAGTACACagttaaaacttttttaaatatgaattttgcataaatatgcttttacatgtttgttttacatgtgtgtatatatgtctgtaaatacatacatatatatatatatatatatatatatagagagagagagagagagagagatccgtctttagacatttatatgtatgtttttctatgttaaaaccctttgcctgcctttttttttctaacacctgagacctcataactttgagcccttataacttttgtgtgcaatattttttgtgaataatttttattagatggtgttattatgtgtgtaactgtactttgtaatgtatttttgatgtgttttgcaacttttttgttttgggaaacagttagccagagctctgggGATGTaacaatcattctagcgtaaatcacaattgctctCAATCAatggtgtttactttcaactctaatAACAGTGGTAAACCCAACAAGCGCTtatttcactcataatctggcccaatatcggAAGACAATACTGATTTATTCTGATTTATAACAGGAAACTAGTGTTATGGAATTATGGTTGCTGTGGCATTTTGATTACTTCCGGCTCAAATGTCTCCATACAGTGTTACCCTTGCTTCCAGTTTATGACCTTTTGAGTAATGAATTTGAAATACTTTACatgcatattattaaaaaaaaaaaaaaaacagaggtatttCCTCTTACAAAAATATTCACTCATATCTCAGTCCTGGAGAAGTTTGTACCAGGGAACTTTTTTTCACAATGCAAAGATTATTTTAACCATTTCAATTGCTTTTAACTACCTGACAATTTTTTTTCTATGCTCCGTTATATTGATTAATAGCCTACTTTTGTAAGTATTCAGGATTGTCTCTTTAGAAATAATAattgcattatgtatatataagtatatgtcaaGAATACCAAATCATACAGAATGCAAGATCTTGTAATTATacaagattattttattttttgtacttaaaagGCTTACATCTTTCTATTGCTCAGTTGTTTCCAGTGTAAACAAAGTCAATTTCAACTCTGATTTTTATTCCAATGATAATATAAGATCATTTCTGATCAATTTCTTTATGCAgatacataaagggccagattacaagtggagctttttTTAACACTCCCGCTCGCGCGCTAACTCCGTTAGAGGTAAggtttttgcgcgcatcgggtagcactcatattgcaagttgaaagtaaaaagtttttgctcgtgTGATAACCCCATGCTCGCTAAAAGCTGAAGTTCGGATATTGTGCgagcgttaatgtattccccccatagaagtcaagggagcaaaaaaagtggggggaaaaactaagACCCTACTCGTGtgtaaacccgatcacatattctaaaGTGcgaaaacccgacatgaaaatatgaatatttccattccaatgttcttcacatagcagaatttgttctatttattcagcgATACATATttcttatttctctctctctctctatatatatatatatgatgttttttggtacaatctctctctctctctcttctcatctctctctcatctctccatagaacatattctcctatgtgcagaacattggaatgttaaatgtatacagtaaatacacagtataacacttcattaactatgaattttgcataaatctgattttacatgtttttatctagtataaagggctccagtgcacttctgtaattgtctatatatgtatgcatatgtatttctgtgtttatatgtgtatatatgtctgtaaatacatatatacaaatataaatacatatgtacacacatataaacac
This genomic window contains:
- the FZD7 gene encoding frizzled-7, with the protein product MVYSMLGYTLCCLTLLLAVPPPGSAAQPYNGEKGISVPDHGFCQPISIPLCTDIAYNQTIMPNLLGHNNQEDAGLEVHQFYPLVKVQCSPELRFFLCSMYAPVCTVLEQAIPPCRTLCERARQGCEALMNKFGFQWPERLRCEHFPVQGAGEICVGQNTSDTPSGPTARPTTYLHDITVQAPAPKPFTCPRQLKVPPYLGYRFMGEKDCGAPCEPGLPNGLMYFKEEEVRFARLWVGIWALLCAISTLFTVLTYLVDMRRFSYPERPIIFLSGCYFMVAVAYAAGFLLEEKVVCAERFAEDSYRTVAQGTKKEGCTILFMILYFFGMASSIWWVILSLTWFLAAGMKWGHEAIEANSQYFHLAAWAVPAVKTITILALGQVDGDTLSGVCYVGIQSVASLRGFVLAPLFVYLFIGTSFLLAGFVSLFRIRTIMKHDGTKTEKLEKLMVRIGVFSVLYTVPATIVLACYFYEQAFRETWEKTWLMQTCKSFAIPCPQGQHHMAPMSPDFTVFMIKYLMTMIVGITSSFWIWSGKTLQSWRRFYHRLGHGGKGETAV